A genomic region of [Eubacterium] eligens ATCC 27750 contains the following coding sequences:
- a CDS encoding UDP-N-acetylmuramoyl-L-alanyl-D-glutamate--2,6-diaminopimelate ligase, which produces MKLSEILKICSENETADFRYSVVCGDTDVDVTGITSDSRKMQDGYAFVCIKGAVSDGHKYIDQIKDKASVIVVLDGEYEAKDCKAAVVSTDNTRLALALMSAAVYGNPDRKLFTIGITGTKGKTTTTYMVKNVLEACGIKTGLIGTIETIIGDEAIPAHNTTPESIEIHQSFAKMVDAGCKAVVMEVSSQGLKLDRTAGIMFDIGVFTNLEPDHIGPNEHESFEDYLNCKAKLFKQCKVGIVNADDKHTQDILRGAICKVESYGIGDNADIKAENIELLHEPGKIGLTYDCTGLVNMKVELNLPGKFSVYNSLCAIAITRHFDVDEEALKETLKHVKVKGRIELVKVSDDFTLMIDYAHNAMALESILTTLKEYHPHRLVCLFGCGGNRSKERRYEMGEVSGKLADLTIITSDNPRFEEPEAIIEDIKTGIAKTTGKHVDITDRKEAIKYAIEHGEPGDIIVLAGKGHEDYQEIKGVKYPMDERVLIKEVLEELKGN; this is translated from the coding sequence ATGAAGCTTTCAGAGATATTAAAAATATGTTCAGAAAATGAAACTGCAGACTTCAGATACAGTGTTGTATGCGGTGATACTGATGTGGATGTTACTGGAATTACATCTGATTCAAGAAAAATGCAGGATGGATATGCATTTGTATGCATTAAGGGTGCTGTTAGTGATGGGCATAAGTATATTGACCAGATTAAGGATAAGGCATCTGTAATTGTTGTTCTTGATGGCGAATACGAAGCCAAAGACTGCAAGGCAGCAGTTGTAAGCACAGATAACACAAGGCTTGCGCTTGCACTTATGTCGGCAGCAGTCTATGGCAATCCTGACAGGAAGCTGTTTACAATAGGAATAACAGGAACTAAGGGAAAGACAACAACCACTTATATGGTTAAAAATGTGCTTGAGGCATGCGGCATTAAGACTGGACTTATAGGAACAATTGAGACTATTATCGGGGATGAAGCGATTCCGGCACATAATACAACACCTGAATCAATAGAGATTCACCAGTCATTTGCAAAGATGGTAGACGCTGGCTGTAAAGCAGTTGTTATGGAGGTGTCTTCGCAGGGACTTAAGCTTGACAGAACAGCAGGTATTATGTTCGATATAGGAGTGTTTACTAATCTTGAGCCCGACCATATCGGACCTAATGAGCATGAGTCATTTGAGGATTATCTTAATTGTAAGGCTAAGTTATTCAAGCAGTGCAAGGTTGGTATCGTTAATGCTGATGATAAGCATACCCAGGATATCCTTAGGGGAGCAATATGTAAGGTTGAAAGCTATGGTATCGGAGATAATGCTGATATTAAGGCTGAAAATATTGAACTTTTACATGAACCGGGTAAAATTGGTCTTACATATGACTGTACAGGACTTGTTAATATGAAGGTTGAACTTAATCTTCCGGGTAAGTTTTCTGTATACAATTCATTATGTGCAATAGCAATTACAAGGCATTTCGATGTTGACGAAGAGGCACTTAAGGAAACTCTTAAGCATGTTAAGGTTAAGGGAAGAATTGAGCTTGTAAAGGTTTCAGATGATTTTACATTAATGATAGATTATGCTCATAATGCAATGGCTTTAGAGAGTATACTTACAACTCTTAAGGAATATCACCCTCACAGACTTGTATGCCTGTTTGGATGTGGTGGTAACCGCTCCAAGGAAAGAAGATATGAGATGGGCGAGGTTTCAGGAAAACTTGCTGACCTTACTATTATCACATCAGATAATCCAAGATTTGAAGAGCCGGAGGCAATTATAGAAGATATCAAGACAGGAATTGCTAAGACTACCGGAAAACATGTTGATATTACAGACAGAAAAGAAGCTATTAAGTATGCGATAGAACATGGCGAACCGGGTGATATTATTGTTCTTGCGGGTAAAGGTCATGAGGATTATCAGGAGATTAAGGGTGTGAAGTATCCTATGGATGAGAGGGTGCTTATCAAAGAAGTGCTTGAAGAATTGAAGGGTAATTAA
- the priA gene encoding replication restart helicase PriA, with protein sequence MYADVIIDISHEQLDKTFQYAVPDELADVIELGMSVDIPFGAGNRQITGYVVGLGDKAAYPVEKIKYITGITEGKVTAVSRMLKLAAWLKHNYGCTMNQAIKTVIPVKDKVKQKEKRSVNLIIDTAQAQKYLDVFAKKNAKARYRLLEVLIKEPVIDESIIKSKLNITAQTVKAFEDMGIAEVRSEDMYRNPVRNVSGERKNIELNKQQKKAVDTIIADYDKGDYKTYLLHGVTGSGKTEVYLAAIEHVLNHGRQAIVLIPEIALTFQTVQRFYHRFGDKVSIMNSRMSKGERYDQFLRAQRGDISVMIGPRSALFTPFSNIGIIIIDEEHEGAYKSETVPRYHAREVACHMAKEAGASVILGSATPSMESYYAAMNGHIQLITLDSRAGSGELPSVDIVDLREELRLGNRTIFSNRLRELMSDRLAKHEQIMLFLNKRGVAGFISCRSCGKVMKCPHCDVSLTEHADGRLMCHYCGYTTPKITVCPSCGSRYVSGFRAGTEGVEAQVKKTFPQARVLRMDMDTTRGKDGHEKILSEFANGNADILIGTQMIVKGHDFPNVTLMGVLAADMSLYSSDYRASERTFQLLTQAAGRAGRAEKSGNVVIQTYTPEHFSIVSAANQDYNAFYEQEIAYRKLCGYPPADNLMKIMLSSPDEMLLTKSAAWVKAFVDNNCKYKGLMCIGPADAPIYKIKDVYSKIIYVKHKDREVLNSIYEKLDVNIVGNQAFKNINVQYDING encoded by the coding sequence ATGTACGCAGATGTAATAATAGACATTTCACATGAACAGCTTGATAAGACATTCCAGTATGCAGTTCCGGATGAATTGGCGGATGTAATTGAACTGGGAATGTCAGTTGATATTCCTTTTGGAGCAGGAAACAGGCAGATAACAGGGTATGTTGTAGGTTTGGGAGACAAGGCGGCATATCCTGTTGAAAAGATAAAATATATTACAGGGATTACCGAGGGAAAGGTCACTGCAGTAAGCAGAATGTTAAAGCTTGCGGCTTGGCTGAAGCACAATTATGGATGTACCATGAATCAGGCAATTAAGACGGTTATTCCTGTAAAAGATAAGGTTAAACAGAAGGAAAAACGCTCGGTCAATCTTATTATTGACACGGCACAGGCGCAGAAGTATCTTGATGTATTTGCAAAGAAAAATGCAAAAGCAAGATACAGACTGTTAGAGGTACTGATTAAGGAACCTGTAATAGATGAAAGCATTATTAAATCCAAGCTTAATATCACGGCACAGACGGTAAAAGCATTTGAAGATATGGGGATTGCCGAAGTCAGGTCAGAAGATATGTATAGGAATCCTGTAAGAAATGTTTCGGGAGAAAGAAAAAATATCGAGCTTAACAAGCAGCAAAAAAAAGCTGTGGATACAATAATAGCTGACTATGATAAGGGGGATTATAAGACATATCTGCTTCATGGTGTTACAGGAAGCGGAAAGACCGAGGTGTATCTTGCGGCAATTGAGCATGTCCTTAATCATGGAAGACAGGCAATTGTGCTTATACCGGAGATTGCACTTACATTCCAGACTGTGCAGAGGTTTTACCACAGATTCGGGGATAAGGTATCTATTATGAATTCCCGTATGTCAAAGGGAGAACGTTATGACCAGTTTCTGCGGGCGCAGAGAGGTGATATAAGTGTAATGATTGGACCACGTTCAGCGTTGTTCACACCGTTTTCAAATATAGGAATTATAATAATAGATGAAGAGCATGAAGGAGCTTACAAGTCAGAGACTGTTCCAAGATACCATGCAAGAGAGGTTGCATGCCATATGGCAAAGGAAGCAGGTGCTTCAGTGATACTTGGTTCTGCGACTCCTTCAATGGAAAGCTACTATGCGGCAATGAATGGACATATACAGCTTATTACACTTGACAGCCGCGCAGGAAGCGGAGAGCTTCCATCAGTTGATATTGTTGACCTGAGAGAAGAATTAAGGCTTGGAAACAGGACGATATTCAGCAACAGGTTAAGAGAACTGATGAGTGACAGACTTGCAAAGCATGAGCAGATAATGCTTTTCCTTAATAAGAGAGGCGTGGCTGGCTTTATATCATGCCGTTCATGCGGAAAGGTTATGAAATGCCCGCACTGTGATGTTTCACTTACGGAGCATGCTGATGGAAGGCTGATGTGTCATTACTGCGGATATACAACACCTAAGATAACTGTATGCCCTTCATGCGGTTCAAGGTATGTTTCGGGTTTCAGGGCAGGAACGGAAGGTGTTGAAGCACAGGTTAAGAAAACATTTCCACAGGCAAGAGTGCTAAGAATGGATATGGACACTACAAGAGGCAAGGATGGACATGAAAAGATTCTGTCGGAATTCGCCAATGGTAATGCGGATATTCTTATTGGAACTCAGATGATTGTTAAAGGACATGATTTTCCAAATGTAACGCTTATGGGAGTGCTTGCGGCAGACATGTCACTTTATTCCAGTGATTACAGGGCTTCTGAGAGAACTTTCCAGCTTCTTACACAGGCGGCTGGAAGGGCAGGAAGAGCAGAAAAAAGCGGCAATGTAGTTATACAGACTTATACGCCGGAGCATTTTAGTATTGTTAGTGCGGCTAATCAGGATTATAATGCTTTCTATGAGCAGGAAATTGCTTACAGAAAGCTGTGTGGATATCCGCCGGCGGATAATCTTATGAAGATTATGTTATCTTCACCAGATGAGATGTTATTGACAAAGAGTGCAGCGTGGGTTAAAGCATTTGTGGATAACAACTGCAAGTATAAAGGACTTATGTGTATAGGTCCGGCAGATGCACCTATATATAAGATTAAAGATGTGTATAGTAAGATAATCTATGTAAAACATAAAGACAGGGAAGTTCTTAACAGTATATATGAAAAGCTTGATGTTAATATTGTTGGAAATCAGGCTTTTAAGAATATTAATGTACAATACGATATTAATGGATGA
- the def gene encoding peptide deformylase — translation MAIRNIRTLGDDILRAKAKEITEMTPRIEELIDDMFDTMYEANGVGLAAPQVGIRKRLVVIDCGDDPIVLINPVVLETSGSQTGLEGCLSVPGKTGEVTRPNYAKVKALNENMEEIIVEGEELLARCLLHEIDHLDGIMYVDKVEGELLSTDDIEEE, via the coding sequence ATGGCAATAAGAAATATTAGAACACTTGGAGATGATATACTAAGAGCCAAGGCAAAAGAGATTACAGAGATGACACCAAGAATTGAAGAGCTTATTGATGATATGTTTGATACAATGTATGAGGCTAATGGTGTAGGTCTTGCAGCACCTCAGGTTGGAATCAGAAAGAGACTTGTTGTTATTGACTGTGGAGATGATCCTATTGTTCTTATCAATCCTGTTGTATTAGAGACAAGCGGAAGTCAGACAGGGCTTGAAGGATGCCTAAGTGTACCTGGAAAGACAGGTGAGGTTACAAGACCTAATTATGCCAAGGTTAAGGCTCTTAATGAGAATATGGAAGAGATTATAGTAGAAGGAGAGGAGCTTCTTGCAAGATGCCTTCTTCATGAGATTGACCATCTTGATGGTATAATGTATGTTGATAAAGTAGAAGGAGAACTTCTCTCTACAGATGACATTGAAGAAGAATAA
- the fmt gene encoding methionyl-tRNA formyltransferase: MRVVFMGTPDFAVGTLKAIIEAGHDVAAVVTQPDKPRGRSKSLVFSPVKDEAVAHGITVLQPERARDEAFVEELRTYNADVIVVVAFGQLLPASIINMPRYGCINVHASLLPKYRGASPIQWAVIDGCEYSGVTTMKMDEGLDTGDILMVEKVKLDAKETGGSLFDRLSDVGAHLLVKTLEGLEAGTITPVKQDDSESTYVKMLHKSFGKMDFNKSAAELERLIRGLNPWPSAFTYIDGKMLKIWDADVADNISEVQTEEVKPGQVVTVGKNTFTIACGQGYLVVNEVQLEGKKRMDSGSFLRGNQLEAGVMLGE, encoded by the coding sequence ATGCGAGTAGTATTTATGGGTACACCCGATTTTGCTGTAGGGACACTTAAAGCAATAATCGAAGCAGGACATGATGTGGCAGCAGTTGTTACACAGCCTGATAAGCCAAGGGGAAGAAGCAAATCACTTGTTTTCTCTCCAGTTAAGGATGAAGCTGTGGCACATGGAATCACAGTGTTACAGCCGGAGAGAGCAAGAGATGAAGCATTTGTAGAAGAATTAAGAACATATAATGCAGATGTAATTGTTGTCGTTGCATTTGGACAGTTACTGCCGGCAAGTATTATTAACATGCCAAGATACGGCTGTATCAATGTTCATGCATCACTTCTTCCTAAGTACAGAGGTGCATCGCCAATCCAGTGGGCAGTTATTGATGGCTGTGAGTATTCAGGTGTTACAACCATGAAGATGGATGAAGGCCTTGATACAGGAGATATCCTGATGGTTGAGAAGGTGAAGCTTGATGCTAAAGAGACGGGCGGAAGTCTTTTTGACAGATTAAGTGATGTCGGTGCGCATCTTTTGGTTAAGACACTTGAAGGACTTGAAGCTGGAACTATTACTCCTGTTAAGCAGGATGATTCAGAAAGCACTTATGTAAAAATGCTTCATAAGTCATTTGGTAAGATGGATTTCAATAAGAGTGCAGCTGAACTTGAAAGACTTATAAGAGGACTTAATCCATGGCCTAGTGCATTTACTTATATAGACGGTAAGATGTTAAAGATATGGGATGCAGATGTTGCAGATAATATCAGTGAAGTACAGACAGAAGAAGTTAAGCCGGGACAGGTTGTTACTGTAGGAAAGAACACATTTACAATAGCCTGTGGACAAGGTTACTTAGTTGTTAATGAGGTTCAGTTAGAAGGTAAGAAGAGAATGGACAGCGGTTCATTCTTAAGAGGCAACCAGTTAGAAGCAGGTGTAATGTTAGGAGAATAA
- a CDS encoding zinc metallopeptidase, which translates to MVQKRGIMVALYGYYGYGYYYDPMYILIIISCVIALIAQVKVKSTFNKYSKVSSSKGMTGAMVAEQLLRSQGIYDVSIQRVSGSLTDNYNPRNKTLNLSDSVYNSTSVAAIGVAAHETGHAIQHAYGYGPLSFRTALFPLASVGSQVSWILIVLGLIFGSTNILIDIGILMFSLAVLFQLVTLPVEFNASARALQLLESEGFLYGDENRQAKKVLSAAAMTYVAAAATAILQLLRLIYLFGGRRRD; encoded by the coding sequence ATGGTTCAGAAAAGAGGTATTATGGTAGCTTTATATGGTTATTATGGATATGGATATTACTATGATCCAATGTACATTCTGATAATAATATCATGTGTTATTGCACTGATAGCGCAGGTAAAGGTAAAAAGCACATTTAACAAGTATTCCAAGGTGTCATCTTCAAAAGGAATGACAGGCGCAATGGTCGCAGAGCAGCTCTTAAGAAGCCAGGGAATATATGATGTATCTATTCAGAGAGTATCAGGAAGCCTGACAGATAATTATAACCCAAGAAATAAGACACTTAACCTGTCAGATTCTGTGTATAATTCAACATCTGTTGCTGCTATCGGAGTTGCAGCCCATGAAACAGGACATGCCATACAGCATGCTTATGGATATGGTCCATTAAGCTTCAGGACAGCGTTGTTTCCGTTAGCCAGTGTTGGTTCACAGGTATCATGGATACTTATTGTACTTGGACTTATATTTGGCTCAACTAATATACTTATAGATATTGGTATTCTTATGTTCAGTCTGGCAGTACTTTTCCAGCTTGTAACATTACCGGTTGAGTTTAATGCTTCGGCAAGAGCATTACAGCTTCTTGAATCAGAAGGATTCCTGTATGGAGATGAGAACAGACAGGCAAAAAAGGTGCTTTCAGCAGCAGCCATGACATATGTTGCGGCAGCAGCCACAGCAATTTTACAGCTTTTAAGACTGATTTATTTATTTGGAGGAAGACGCCGTGACTGA
- the rsmB gene encoding 16S rRNA (cytosine(967)-C(5))-methyltransferase RsmB, which translates to MTDSVNLRAVVLDILMEINEKGEFSHLLINNALTKYQYLDKNKRAFISRLSLGTIENRIELDYIIDQYSKTPVRKMKPLIRNICEMSVYQIIYMDNIPDSAVCNEAVKLATKRGFTGLKGFVNGVLRNIARNKDNISYPDRNKDIEQYLSVKYSMPLWIVKMWHSQLGIDMTEEILAGFKQEKKTYIRCNTAKATVEEIKKILSQESVSVAEVEGIQYALEIKDYDYIAGLKSFRDGLYQIQDISSMTAGYMTGFKAGDTVIDVCAAPGGKSINAAISVGADGKVYSRDVSDYKAGLIEENVLRLGLNNIEVQVKDALVMDESMREKADVVIADLPCSGLGVMGRKPDIRYNITEDKLVSLKELQQSILSVVQAYVKQGGIMMYSTCTINSEENEANADWLCKEYGFKKIEYRQILPGKNGGTDGFFVAKLRRE; encoded by the coding sequence GTGACTGATTCGGTGAATTTAAGGGCAGTTGTACTGGATATACTTATGGAAATCAATGAGAAGGGTGAATTTTCACACCTTCTCATTAATAATGCACTGACAAAATACCAGTATCTTGATAAGAATAAGAGAGCATTTATAAGCAGGTTGTCTCTCGGAACTATTGAGAACAGGATTGAACTTGACTATATAATTGACCAGTATTCAAAGACTCCTGTAAGAAAGATGAAACCACTTATAAGAAATATATGTGAAATGTCTGTATACCAGATAATATATATGGATAATATCCCTGATTCGGCAGTGTGCAATGAGGCTGTGAAGCTGGCTACAAAACGTGGATTCACAGGGCTTAAGGGGTTTGTGAACGGAGTCTTAAGAAACATTGCAAGAAATAAAGACAATATTTCATATCCTGACAGAAATAAGGATATTGAACAGTACCTTTCTGTAAAATACTCAATGCCATTATGGATAGTTAAAATGTGGCACAGTCAGCTTGGAATTGATATGACTGAGGAAATTCTAGCAGGCTTTAAGCAGGAGAAAAAGACTTATATAAGATGTAATACGGCAAAGGCTACGGTTGAAGAAATAAAGAAGATTCTTTCACAGGAAAGCGTATCTGTAGCAGAAGTTGAAGGTATACAATATGCTTTAGAGATTAAGGACTATGATTATATAGCCGGACTTAAGAGTTTCAGGGATGGTCTGTACCAGATACAGGATATAAGCTCTATGACAGCAGGATATATGACAGGATTCAAGGCTGGTGACACAGTAATTGATGTGTGTGCGGCACCGGGAGGAAAGAGCATTAATGCGGCGATAAGCGTTGGTGCTGATGGTAAGGTATATTCAAGGGATGTATCAGACTATAAGGCAGGGCTTATTGAAGAAAATGTATTAAGGCTCGGACTTAATAATATAGAAGTCCAGGTAAAAGATGCACTCGTAATGGATGAATCTATGAGAGAGAAGGCAGATGTTGTTATAGCAGACCTTCCATGCTCAGGACTTGGCGTTATGGGAAGAAAGCCTGATATCAGATATAATATAACAGAGGACAAGCTTGTTTCATTAAAAGAGCTGCAGCAGAGCATACTTTCTGTAGTACAGGCATATGTTAAGCAGGGCGGTATAATGATGTACAGTACATGTACAATTAATTCAGAAGAGAATGAAGCCAATGCTGACTGGTTATGTAAAGAATATGGCTTTAAGAAGATAGAATACAGACAGATTCTGCCGGGAAAGAATGGCGGAACAGATGGGTTCTTTGTCGCAAAACTTAGGAGAGAATAG
- the rlmN gene encoding 23S rRNA (adenine(2503)-C(2))-methyltransferase RlmN, which yields MTDIKSLNYDELVTYMAGLGEKKFRAGQLYQWMHEKLADSFDECTNLSNALRQKLKETSEYVCLEPVRVQHSKLDGTEKYLFRLSDGNYVESVLMKYHHGNSVCISSQVGCRMGCRFCASTLNGKVRDLRPSEMLDQIYRIQKITGERVSNVVVMGSGEPMDNYDNLIKFIELLNDERGLNISQRNITVSSCGIVPKLKELADLKLQITLAISLHAPNDELRKTMMPIANKYSIEEIMDVCRYYIECTGRRISFEYSLVKGVNDSMECAKQLIELVKGMNCHINLIPVNPIKERDYKQTGKEEVYAFKNKLEKNGINVTIRREMGRDIDGACGQLRNKYMEDIDESDGGY from the coding sequence ATGACAGATATTAAGTCACTTAATTATGACGAACTTGTAACATATATGGCCGGACTTGGTGAGAAGAAGTTCAGGGCTGGGCAGCTATATCAGTGGATGCATGAAAAGCTGGCAGACAGCTTTGATGAATGTACCAATCTTTCCAATGCATTAAGGCAGAAGTTAAAGGAAACATCAGAATATGTATGTCTTGAGCCTGTCAGGGTACAGCATTCAAAGCTTGACGGAACAGAAAAATATCTGTTCAGATTATCAGATGGTAATTATGTTGAAAGCGTACTCATGAAATATCATCATGGTAATTCAGTGTGTATATCTTCACAGGTAGGCTGCCGTATGGGCTGCCGTTTCTGTGCATCTACACTTAATGGAAAAGTCAGGGATTTAAGACCATCTGAAATGCTTGACCAGATATACAGAATACAGAAGATTACAGGGGAGCGAGTAAGCAATGTTGTAGTTATGGGTTCAGGAGAGCCAATGGATAACTATGATAATCTTATTAAGTTCATAGAACTTCTCAATGACGAGAGGGGGCTTAACATAAGCCAGCGTAATATTACTGTATCATCATGTGGAATAGTACCTAAGCTAAAGGAACTTGCTGACCTTAAGCTGCAGATTACTCTTGCTATTTCACTTCATGCTCCAAATGATGAACTAAGAAAGACAATGATGCCTATAGCTAATAAATATTCAATAGAAGAGATAATGGATGTATGCAGGTATTACATAGAATGTACAGGCAGAAGAATCTCATTTGAATACAGTCTTGTTAAAGGCGTCAATGATTCAATGGAATGTGCAAAGCAGTTGATTGAACTTGTTAAGGGCATGAATTGCCATATTAATCTTATACCTGTTAATCCTATCAAGGAGCGTGATTATAAGCAGACAGGTAAGGAGGAAGTGTACGCATTTAAAAATAAACTTGAAAAGAACGGAATAAATGTTACAATTAGAAGAGAAATGGGCAGAGATATTGATGGTGCCTGTGGACAGTTAAGGAATAAGTATATGGAGGATATCGATGAGAGCGACGGCGGTTACTGA
- a CDS encoding Stp1/IreP family PP2C-type Ser/Thr phosphatase produces MRATAVTDIGKTRAVNQDYVYTSVDSIGCLPNLFIVADGMGGHKAGDTASRFTVETVKRLISESDQTDAISVINQAVKEVNTLLIEKASESEEYYGMGTTLVIASIFDNALRVANVGDSRLYVIDDNITQITRDHSLVEEMVLAGQLSKSEARTHAKKNVITRAIGGEEQVEPEMFSIDLKADSKILMCSDGLTNMLEDNDILSIVKKHADIQEAARELVARANENGGKDNISVIIVEL; encoded by the coding sequence ATGAGAGCGACGGCGGTTACTGATATTGGCAAAACTCGTGCCGTTAATCAGGATTATGTATATACATCAGTTGACAGTATTGGATGTCTGCCTAATCTTTTTATTGTTGCAGATGGAATGGGAGGACACAAGGCTGGGGATACAGCATCACGGTTTACTGTAGAGACTGTTAAAAGACTTATTTCTGAGTCAGATCAGACCGATGCAATATCGGTTATAAATCAGGCGGTAAAAGAAGTTAATACTCTGCTGATAGAAAAGGCATCTGAATCAGAAGAATATTATGGAATGGGAACAACACTGGTTATTGCAAGCATTTTTGATAATGCGTTAAGGGTTGCTAATGTAGGTGATAGCAGGTTGTATGTTATAGATGATAATATTACTCAGATAACACGAGACCATTCTTTAGTAGAAGAGATGGTGCTTGCTGGACAGTTAAGCAAGAGTGAAGCAAGAACACATGCAAAGAAGAATGTTATTACAAGGGCAATAGGAGGAGAAGAACAGGTAGAACCGGAAATGTTCTCTATAGATCTTAAAGCAGATAGTAAAATTCTTATGTGTTCGGATGGTCTTACTAATATGCTTGAGGATAATGATATCTTAAGCATTGTGAAGAAACATGCCGATATACAAGAAGCAGCGAGAGAACTGGTTGCAAGAGCTAATGAGAATGGTGGGAAAGATAATATTTCAGTTATAATTGTAGAGCTGTAG